The Fusobacterium necrophorum subsp. necrophorum genome has a window encoding:
- a CDS encoding IS91 family transposase, with product MLKDLFLTSNLPHILQNIQPFFSPAHFLHLIKSFNAFLLCADYQKAFVSFACPQCGLTHKFPITCKTRLCPTCGYKYSKVWAQKITNELLNVPHRHLLFTIPKECRPFFCLDRSLLHKLTLGIKQIFDYQFQNTHKKRKRKKKIGKYSKNYFTESDIVHYGLITVIHTFGRDLKWNPHVHALISLGGFNKRFVWKKLDYFHVDVIANQWKFIVLQLIQSGNYQDPIWKEKAKQVANKLYKENARLFFSVGRQEVNSAEGLLKYLGRYLARAPIADYKIVNVTEKEVTFFFHDLANHKKKTYITMSREKFIQQVLIHLPPKHFKMISRFGFYARRKSDTLKIHMAFLQKKKKKNPFSFYVNSMLENFQIHPFLCPNCHIPMRKKELYITVRWYGRKIHISYLSKT from the coding sequence ATGTTAAAAGACCTATTCCTTACCTCTAATTTACCACATATTTTACAAAATATCCAACCTTTTTTTTCTCCTGCGCATTTTCTCCACCTCATAAAATCTTTCAATGCTTTTTTACTTTGTGCTGATTATCAAAAAGCTTTCGTCTCTTTTGCTTGTCCTCAATGTGGGCTTACTCATAAATTCCCAATTACTTGTAAAACTAGACTTTGTCCTACCTGTGGATATAAATATTCTAAAGTCTGGGCACAAAAAATAACAAATGAACTTCTAAATGTTCCTCATAGACATCTACTCTTCACAATTCCTAAGGAATGTAGACCTTTTTTTTGCTTAGATCGTTCTTTACTACACAAACTTACTTTAGGAATCAAACAAATCTTTGATTATCAGTTTCAGAATACTCATAAAAAACGAAAAAGAAAAAAGAAAATTGGGAAATATTCCAAAAACTATTTTACAGAATCTGATATTGTACACTATGGACTCATAACTGTAATTCATACCTTTGGCAGAGACTTAAAATGGAATCCTCATGTGCATGCACTCATTTCTTTGGGAGGATTTAATAAACGTTTTGTATGGAAAAAATTAGACTATTTTCATGTAGATGTCATTGCGAATCAATGGAAATTTATCGTCTTACAACTCATTCAATCCGGAAATTATCAAGATCCCATCTGGAAAGAAAAAGCAAAACAAGTAGCCAATAAACTCTACAAAGAAAATGCACGACTTTTTTTCTCGGTGGGAAGACAAGAAGTCAATTCTGCGGAAGGACTCTTGAAATATCTAGGTAGATATCTTGCGCGTGCTCCGATCGCTGATTACAAAATCGTGAATGTTACAGAAAAAGAAGTAACTTTCTTTTTTCATGATTTGGCAAATCACAAAAAAAAAACATATATCACCATGTCTCGAGAAAAATTTATTCAACAAGTATTGATTCATCTTCCCCCAAAACATTTTAAAATGATTTCTCGTTTTGGTTTTTATGCGCGTAGAAAATCAGATACTTTAAAAATACATATGGCATTCTTACAAAAAAAGAAAAAGAAGAATCCTTTTTCCTTTTATGTCAACTCCATGCTAGAAAATTTTCAAATACATCCTTTCCTATGCCCAAATTGCCATATCCCCATGAGGAAAAAAGAACTTTACATCACGGTACGCTGGTATGGAAGAAAAATTCACATCTCATATCTTTCCAAAACCTAA
- a CDS encoding transposase zinc-binding domain-containing protein — protein MIKEILLLTNLTHIFNFIKSFVAHEHLEFIKFSLDKFLLCRDISKGFVKYSCKKCGHFHTFPISCKSKLCPTCGFKYSSVWASNMQRDILNIPHRHVLFTIPEELRMFFCYDRTLLRKLAEAVNEIFKYQFHNINKKTQRKKKIPKSSPNYFTDTDIVHYGLVTIIHTFGRDLK, from the coding sequence ATGATTAAAGAAATATTACTCTTAACTAATCTAACACATATCTTCAATTTTATCAAGTCTTTTGTTGCGCATGAACATCTTGAATTTATCAAATTTTCTCTTGATAAATTTTTACTTTGTAGAGATATTAGCAAAGGTTTTGTTAAATATTCTTGTAAAAAATGCGGTCACTTTCATACTTTTCCTATCTCTTGCAAATCTAAACTCTGTCCTACTTGTGGTTTCAAATATTCTTCTGTTTGGGCTTCTAATATGCAAAGAGATATTCTTAATATCCCTCATAGGCATGTTCTTTTTACCATTCCTGAAGAATTAAGAATGTTTTTTTGTTATGATCGAACTTTACTTAGAAAACTCGCTGAAGCCGTTAATGAAATTTTTAAATATCAGTTTCACAATATTAATAAAAAAACTCAAAGAAAAAAGAAAATTCCTAAATCTTCTCCTAATTACTTTACTGATACTGATATTGTTCATTATGGGCTTGTCACAATTATTCATACCTTTGGTCGTGACCTCAAATGA
- a CDS encoding ACT domain-containing protein: MKCIITVLGTDKVGIIAKVCTYLSEVNINILDISQTIIGGYFNMMMIVDITETTKKIEEVNEELLKIGKKMGVIITTQHEDIFNCMHRV, from the coding sequence ATGAAATGTATTATTACAGTATTGGGAACAGATAAAGTGGGAATTATTGCAAAAGTCTGTACTTATCTATCTGAAGTAAATATCAATATTTTGGATATTTCTCAAACGATTATCGGGGGATATTTTAATATGATGATGATTGTAGATATAACAGAAACTACTAAAAAAATAGAAGAAGTGAACGAAGAGCTTCTAAAGATTGGTAAAAAGATGGGAGTTATTATTACGACACAACATGAAGACATTTTTAACTGTATGCATCGAGTGTAA